One segment of Cystobacter fuscus DSM 2262 DNA contains the following:
- a CDS encoding SDR family NAD(P)-dependent oxidoreductase: MSKLAGKKALVTGGSRGIGAAIVRRLAAEGADIAFTYQRSAETAQALAREIEGLGRKVIALQADSADPAAVQHSVSATVERLGGLDILVNNAGIARGGPLEQMTLEDIDALLNVNIRAVVLATRAAIPHLPRGGRIINIGSNLAERVAYGGVSVYSMTKSALIALTKGVSRELGPRGIAVTLVNPGSTDTDMNPAQGPRAEMQRGLISLGHYGKPEDIAAAVAFLAGPDAAHVTGTSLTIDGGQNA; encoded by the coding sequence ATGTCGAAGCTTGCTGGCAAGAAGGCGCTCGTCACCGGGGGCAGTCGAGGAATCGGTGCGGCGATCGTGCGAAGGCTCGCGGCGGAGGGTGCGGACATTGCCTTCACCTATCAGCGCTCGGCCGAGACAGCCCAGGCGCTCGCGCGAGAGATCGAGGGGCTCGGGAGGAAGGTCATCGCGCTCCAGGCCGACAGTGCTGATCCCGCGGCTGTTCAGCATTCCGTCTCGGCGACGGTCGAACGGTTGGGCGGTCTGGACATCCTCGTCAACAACGCGGGCATCGCCCGGGGGGGTCCGCTCGAGCAGATGACGCTCGAGGACATCGACGCGCTCTTGAACGTGAACATCCGGGCGGTCGTGTTGGCCACGCGGGCGGCGATCCCGCACCTGCCTCGCGGCGGTCGCATCATCAACATCGGCAGCAATCTCGCCGAGCGCGTGGCCTACGGTGGCGTCTCGGTGTACTCCATGACCAAATCGGCGTTGATTGCGCTGACCAAGGGCGTGTCGCGGGAGCTGGGACCACGGGGGATCGCCGTGACCCTGGTCAACCCAGGCTCGACCGACACGGACATGAACCCGGCGCAAGGACCGAGAGCCGAGATGCAGCGCGGGCTCATCTCCTTGGGCCACTATGGCAAGCCAGAGGACATCGCGGCCGCGGTCGCGTTCCTCGCCGGGCCGGACGCCGCTCATGTGACGGGTACCAGCCTCACGATCGATGGGGGACAGAACGCCTGA
- a CDS encoding TetR/AcrR family transcriptional regulator encodes MPTTTEKKAPKRGRPREFDREAALCAAMELFWRKGYTATSISELCAAMGINSPSLYAAFGGKEALYEAAIRQYQETLGPFVWGGFSEAPTAREAIEALLLSSAEVLPRRGKPLGCMVTLASAGDEGHAELKALLVELRAHTLQRIRERLERAMAEGELSRDVEPQHIARFYAGVQQAMSIQARDGATREDLRASARLAMKAWKTVTEASR; translated from the coding sequence GTGCCGACCACTACAGAAAAGAAGGCGCCCAAGCGGGGCCGCCCAAGAGAGTTCGACCGGGAGGCGGCGCTGTGCGCCGCCATGGAGCTGTTCTGGCGCAAGGGCTACACCGCGACGTCCATCTCGGAGCTGTGCGCCGCCATGGGGATCAACTCGCCCAGCCTCTACGCGGCGTTCGGCGGCAAGGAAGCCCTCTATGAGGCGGCCATCCGCCAGTACCAGGAGACGCTTGGTCCCTTCGTCTGGGGCGGGTTCTCCGAGGCTCCGACCGCGCGCGAGGCGATCGAGGCCTTGCTGCTCAGCTCCGCCGAGGTCCTGCCCAGGCGTGGAAAACCCCTGGGATGCATGGTGACGCTGGCCTCCGCGGGGGATGAGGGGCACGCCGAACTGAAGGCGCTCCTCGTGGAACTACGCGCCCATACCCTCCAGCGCATCCGCGAGCGCCTCGAGCGGGCCATGGCCGAAGGAGAGCTTTCACGCGACGTGGAGCCGCAGCACATCGCGCGGTTCTACGCGGGCGTCCAGCAGGCGATGTCCATCCAGGCCCGTGATGGTGCGACTCGCGAGGACCTGCGGGCCTCGGCTCGGCTCGCCATGAAGGCGTGGAAGACCGTGACGGAAGCGAGCCGATAG
- a CDS encoding SDR family NAD(P)-dependent oxidoreductase gives MAKVDKAGTRPLAVVTGASSGIGYELARQFAQNGFDLLVASQGAGIVEAARAFEELGARVWSVQADLAQYEGVETLYARIQEVGRPVEAIAINAGVGVGGDFVRDTDLKAELNLINLNITSSVHLAKRVLKDMVARGAGRVLFTSSIAAVMPGPFEAVYAASKSFLLSFSEALRNELKDTGVTITALMPGPTETNFFHRADMDDTRVGTEKKDSAELVARQGFEALMAGEDKVVAGSVKNKAMAAAASVLPQPASAQLHRGLSEPGSGRRH, from the coding sequence ATGGCCAAAGTCGACAAGGCGGGGACTCGTCCCCTGGCGGTCGTGACGGGCGCCTCGAGTGGAATCGGCTACGAACTCGCCAGACAGTTCGCCCAGAATGGATTCGACCTGCTGGTCGCCTCACAGGGCGCGGGCATCGTGGAGGCCGCGCGGGCCTTCGAGGAACTGGGTGCCCGGGTGTGGAGCGTGCAGGCGGACCTCGCCCAGTACGAGGGCGTGGAGACGCTGTACGCGCGGATCCAGGAAGTGGGCCGTCCGGTGGAGGCGATCGCCATCAACGCCGGAGTGGGGGTGGGCGGTGACTTCGTCCGGGACACGGACCTGAAGGCGGAACTCAACCTCATCAACCTCAACATCACGTCCTCGGTGCACCTGGCCAAGCGCGTGCTCAAGGACATGGTGGCGCGGGGCGCGGGCCGCGTCCTGTTCACCTCGTCCATCGCCGCCGTCATGCCGGGCCCGTTCGAGGCCGTGTATGCCGCCTCCAAGTCCTTCCTGCTGTCGTTCTCCGAGGCCCTGCGCAACGAGCTCAAGGACACCGGCGTGACGATCACGGCGCTCATGCCGGGCCCGACCGAAACCAACTTCTTCCACCGCGCCGACATGGACGACACGCGCGTCGGCACGGAGAAGAAGGACAGCGCGGAGCTCGTCGCGCGTCAGGGGTTCGAGGCCTTGATGGCGGGCGAGGACAAGGTGGTCGCGGGCTCGGTGAAGAACAAGGCGATGGCGGCGGCGGCCTCGGTGTTGCCTCAGCCCGCCTCGGCGCAGCTTCACCGGGGCCTGTCGGAGCCGGGTTCGGGCCGCCGTCACTGA
- a CDS encoding N-acyl homoserine lactonase family protein gives MTDVRRLYILLCGYEILPKSVSVRGAPSSLLMCEPVCAYLLETTRGWVLFDAGIDSARLKDPVQRERFLTAPGSVSAPIVLPEHELLPQLARLGVAPEDVHAVIISHTHYDHTGHVKHFTRAALYMQRREYEHAMGAHGNPAVFDDDLRLPGRPWRLVDGDWELMPGVRGLLTAGHMPGHQSLLVELPRGGTKILVADAGDLRENFELELAPGECPDPAQGIASIRKLKALRDATGGDLVLFHDPNDVHPRPRAPDFYE, from the coding sequence ATGACCGACGTCCGCCGACTCTACATCCTGCTGTGCGGCTACGAGATCCTCCCGAAATCGGTCTCCGTGCGGGGTGCCCCTTCCTCGCTCCTCATGTGCGAGCCGGTCTGTGCCTACCTGCTGGAGACGACGCGCGGATGGGTGCTCTTCGATGCGGGGATTGATTCCGCGCGCTTGAAGGATCCCGTCCAGCGCGAGCGCTTCCTGACCGCTCCGGGCTCGGTGTCGGCCCCCATCGTCCTGCCAGAGCACGAGCTGCTGCCCCAGCTCGCGCGGCTGGGGGTCGCCCCGGAGGACGTCCACGCCGTCATCATCAGCCACACCCACTACGATCACACGGGCCATGTCAAACACTTCACCCGCGCCGCCCTCTACATGCAGCGGCGCGAGTACGAGCATGCCATGGGGGCGCATGGCAACCCGGCCGTGTTCGACGACGATCTGCGGCTGCCCGGACGGCCGTGGCGGCTCGTCGACGGGGACTGGGAACTGATGCCCGGCGTGCGCGGCCTCCTGACCGCCGGCCACATGCCGGGGCATCAATCCCTGCTCGTCGAGTTGCCCCGCGGTGGCACCAAGATCCTCGTCGCCGACGCGGGAGACCTGCGGGAGAACTTCGAGCTGGAGCTGGCTCCGGGAGAATGTCCGGACCCCGCGCAGGGCATCGCCTCCATCCGCAAGCTCAAGGCGCTTCGCGACGCCACGGGGGGCGACCTCGTCCTCTTCCATGACCCCAACGACGTGCATCCACGACCCAGGGCCCCCGACTTCTACGAGTAG
- a CDS encoding regulatory protein RecX, which yields MDEPTGRERGQLQEKRKQPRKVSPRYLENAALHYLKRYSATVSQLKTVLMRRVDRSLRFHGGERTEALGWVNALVEKLVRNGLVNDQAYAETKAHSLRASGRSARVIAQKLKLKGVAKEVVAQKVAEASAEVSEEAAALIWARKKRLGPFRRDLKTRPDNRQRDLAAMARAGFSFAMAKKIIDGSADELPPPS from the coding sequence ATGGATGAGCCGACGGGAAGAGAGCGAGGCCAGCTCCAGGAGAAGCGCAAGCAGCCCCGGAAGGTGTCTCCGCGCTACCTGGAGAACGCCGCGCTGCACTACCTCAAGCGGTACTCGGCCACGGTGAGCCAGCTCAAGACCGTGCTCATGCGCAGGGTGGACAGGTCCCTGCGCTTCCACGGCGGCGAGCGCACCGAGGCGCTCGGTTGGGTGAACGCGCTCGTGGAGAAGCTCGTGCGCAACGGGCTCGTCAACGATCAGGCCTACGCGGAGACGAAGGCCCATTCGCTGCGCGCCTCGGGCCGCAGTGCCCGGGTGATCGCCCAGAAGCTCAAGCTCAAGGGCGTGGCCAAGGAGGTCGTCGCACAGAAGGTGGCCGAGGCCTCCGCGGAGGTGTCCGAGGAGGCGGCCGCGCTCATCTGGGCGCGCAAGAAGCGGCTGGGCCCCTTCCGGCGCGACCTGAAGACCCGGCCGGACAACCGGCAGCGGGATCTCGCCGCCATGGCCCGCGCGGGCTTCTCCTTCGCCATGGCGAAGAAGATCATCGACGGCTCCGCGGACGAGCTTCCCCCTCCCTCCTAG
- a CDS encoding carbohydrate-binding protein, translated as MLALCLCLSGATSVAQSQTPFGANGFPGVIKAQDFDQGGEGVAYHDSDAVNSPAYYRPNEAVDIGIRGSGTYEVRASPGEWLEYTVNVAQGGRYELALSYSLPSGTGEVRIGWDGANEVPVTLPATGGHGTFQSYKVPVPIDIPQGTHVLRLAFVGGDLYVRQLSSARLVGRAFYLSRSGAGAKDGSSWSQAFSADQLQATLNQTLQPGDTLYVAGGVYQSSTPFSFSLTTSGTDTLHKKVVGVDLGQGLPVFKGLWNPANPGASGKSHAFLRFTGAHYWDIERLSAENYYYGVRADTSSHLQLSELHLSQIREGLALSHVSDSRVSRSDARKYTKRGIRFIEDVSNLLVEDFLADATLGDPSWPTEAYPFGVSIENPADPTLPTHDVVFNRVTARNNTFTTTSTGDYQNGDGFSLERSAFGISFLNSAALDNTDGGWDDKSQAAYYENCVALRNKRNFRLWNDSAQPTTLNNVLSAFAQKHDGYSTAGLWSQGYVEVYDSTFYANAGSEILLENNSTPAARVKIVNSIATDATACGSVASKEGGTTLEWVNSRLCDGATATPVPLRAPRADWMGDPADAFNPADASVLQGYRPAP; from the coding sequence TTGCTTGCCCTGTGTCTGTGTCTGTCCGGGGCGACGAGCGTCGCGCAGAGCCAGACGCCGTTTGGAGCCAATGGCTTTCCAGGAGTCATCAAGGCCCAGGACTTCGACCAGGGCGGAGAAGGCGTGGCCTATCACGACTCCGACGCGGTCAATTCCCCTGCGTATTACCGGCCGAACGAGGCGGTGGACATCGGCATCCGGGGCTCGGGTACCTACGAGGTCCGCGCTTCTCCGGGTGAATGGCTGGAGTACACGGTCAACGTGGCGCAGGGCGGACGCTACGAGTTGGCCCTCTCCTACTCGCTTCCGAGCGGCACGGGAGAGGTCCGCATCGGCTGGGACGGAGCAAACGAAGTCCCCGTCACCCTTCCGGCCACGGGCGGCCACGGGACATTCCAGAGCTACAAGGTGCCGGTACCCATCGACATCCCCCAGGGCACGCACGTGCTGCGCCTGGCTTTCGTCGGAGGGGATCTCTACGTGAGGCAGCTCAGCTCGGCGCGGCTCGTCGGCCGGGCCTTCTACCTGAGCCGCTCGGGTGCTGGCGCCAAGGATGGGTCCAGTTGGAGCCAGGCGTTCTCGGCGGATCAACTCCAGGCCACCCTGAACCAGACGCTCCAGCCCGGGGACACGCTGTACGTGGCGGGAGGCGTCTACCAGAGCAGTACGCCCTTCTCCTTCTCGCTCACGACGAGCGGAACGGACACGCTGCACAAGAAGGTGGTGGGCGTGGACCTGGGTCAGGGGTTGCCCGTCTTCAAGGGGCTGTGGAATCCGGCCAATCCGGGAGCCTCCGGCAAGAGCCATGCGTTCCTGCGGTTCACGGGCGCGCACTACTGGGACATCGAGCGGCTGAGCGCCGAGAACTACTACTACGGCGTCCGGGCCGACACCTCGTCCCACCTCCAGTTGAGCGAGCTGCACCTGAGCCAGATTCGGGAAGGTCTCGCCTTGAGCCACGTCTCGGACTCGAGGGTGTCGCGGTCCGACGCCCGGAAGTACACCAAGCGCGGAATCCGCTTCATCGAGGACGTGTCCAACCTGCTCGTGGAGGACTTCCTCGCGGATGCCACGCTGGGCGATCCCTCCTGGCCGACGGAAGCCTACCCCTTCGGCGTCTCCATCGAGAATCCCGCGGATCCCACCCTGCCCACCCATGACGTGGTGTTCAACCGCGTCACCGCCCGGAACAACACGTTCACGACCACGTCCACGGGCGACTACCAGAACGGGGACGGCTTCTCGTTGGAGCGCTCGGCCTTCGGCATCTCCTTCTTGAACTCGGCCGCGCTCGACAACACCGACGGTGGCTGGGATGACAAGTCCCAGGCGGCCTACTACGAGAACTGCGTGGCGCTGCGCAACAAGCGCAACTTCCGCCTCTGGAATGACAGCGCCCAGCCCACGACGTTGAACAACGTGTTGAGCGCGTTCGCCCAGAAGCACGACGGCTACTCGACCGCGGGCCTGTGGTCCCAGGGCTACGTGGAGGTGTACGACTCCACGTTCTACGCGAACGCGGGCAGTGAGATCTTGCTCGAGAACAACTCCACCCCCGCGGCGCGCGTGAAGATCGTGAACTCGATCGCCACGGACGCCACGGCCTGTGGAAGCGTGGCCTCCAAGGAGGGCGGCACCACCCTGGAGTGGGTCAACAGCCGGCTGTGCGATGGGGCCACCGCGACCCCGGTGCCGCTCCGGGCCCCCCGTGCCGACTGGATGGGAGACCCCGCGGACGCCTTCAACCCCGCGGACGCCTCCGTCCTCCAGGGCTACCGGCCCGCGCCCTGA
- a CDS encoding GNAT family N-acetyltransferase, producing MSTEHMSTAYVGTEYVEGYRPGLLGRIAELHGIYYAKAWGSGAEFEGMMAQELREFLAHYQAGRDLLLTAHLDGRLVGSIAVAGSKTDQPGARLRWVIVEEAYHGRGIGKELVRRALEFCRAAGFSRVYLWTVEGLPQSLGLYLSAGFRIVDRLPDDRYSVPLVNLLLERDLP from the coding sequence ATGAGCACCGAGCACATGAGTACCGCGTACGTGGGAACCGAGTATGTCGAGGGCTACCGGCCGGGCCTCCTGGGCCGGATCGCCGAGTTGCACGGCATCTACTACGCCAAGGCCTGGGGCTCGGGCGCCGAGTTCGAGGGAATGATGGCGCAGGAGCTGCGCGAGTTCCTCGCGCACTATCAGGCCGGCCGCGACCTCCTGTTGACGGCCCACCTCGACGGTCGGCTCGTCGGTTCCATCGCCGTCGCGGGCTCGAAGACGGATCAGCCGGGGGCGCGCCTGCGCTGGGTCATCGTCGAAGAGGCGTACCACGGCCGGGGCATTGGCAAGGAGCTCGTGCGGCGCGCGCTGGAGTTCTGCCGTGCCGCGGGCTTCTCGCGCGTCTATCTCTGGACGGTCGAGGGGCTGCCACAGTCGCTTGGGCTCTACCTGAGCGCGGGCTTCCGCATCGTCGACCGCCTTCCCGACGACCGCTACAGCGTTCCGCTCGTGAACCTGCTGTTGGAGCGCGACCTGCCCTGA
- a CDS encoding TrmB family transcriptional regulator produces MKTGTEAEASSTDLAGLGLNAYESGVYLALLSRSGQGSTELAERAKVPRQRIYDVLRSLEAKGLCVARDTTPRTFFPTDPATALPALSAKRAMELERERERTAAVALALAAQLGPLFQSGKGENDPLQYVEALADPSRIAAQAIALASAAKHHVHSLIKRPLILSSEQNRRFLQVPLERGVRYRALYEREALDDPELREWMGTLSKKGQRIRIVHTLPVKMQVFDDEVALLSMQDPVGGPPSFTAVALRHRGAVALLNLAFERLWDEGTPYEDL; encoded by the coding sequence GTGAAGACAGGGACAGAGGCGGAGGCTTCGAGTACGGACCTGGCGGGCCTCGGGCTCAACGCCTACGAGAGTGGCGTCTACCTCGCGTTGCTCTCTCGGAGCGGCCAGGGCTCCACGGAGCTCGCCGAGCGGGCGAAGGTGCCGCGGCAGCGCATCTACGACGTGCTGCGCTCGCTGGAGGCCAAGGGCCTGTGCGTCGCGCGTGACACCACCCCGCGCACGTTCTTCCCCACGGATCCGGCGACGGCCCTGCCCGCGCTCAGCGCGAAGCGAGCCATGGAGCTCGAGCGCGAGCGCGAGCGGACGGCCGCGGTGGCCCTGGCGCTGGCGGCGCAACTCGGCCCCCTGTTCCAGTCGGGAAAGGGGGAGAACGATCCGCTGCAGTACGTCGAGGCCCTGGCCGATCCCTCGCGCATCGCCGCGCAGGCCATCGCCCTCGCGAGCGCGGCGAAGCACCACGTCCACTCGCTCATCAAGCGCCCCCTCATCCTCTCCTCGGAGCAGAACCGCCGCTTCCTGCAGGTCCCGCTCGAGCGCGGCGTGCGCTACCGCGCGCTCTACGAGCGAGAGGCCCTGGACGATCCGGAACTGCGCGAGTGGATGGGCACGCTGAGCAAGAAGGGGCAGCGGATCCGGATCGTCCACACCCTGCCGGTGAAGATGCAGGTCTTCGACGACGAGGTCGCGCTGCTCTCGATGCAGGACCCGGTGGGCGGTCCGCCCAGCTTCACCGCCGTCGCCCTGCGCCACCGAGGCGCCGTCGCCCTGCTGAACCTCGCCTTCGAGCGGCTCTGGGACGAGGGCACCCCCTACGAGGACCTATGA
- a CDS encoding cytochrome P450 — MTTTTASTLPTYDLFTPEMMANPMPTLHRIRAENPLIWSPQLNAYVLTRYADILAALKDRRLASSNMANWMDLLTPEQQQELLPVRQSIQLWMGHTNEQDHLRFQLLLKRYFTPGTVDALRPRVRQITEELLDAVESRGRMDVVEALAYPLPANVIAEMLGMPTRDREKLQAWSRDITALFGRSDIHQLRRSQRSVLEMQDYLRPLLEERRREPREDLISVLLAASKEGTLSEEEIVSNCVLLLFAGHETTANLIANGLVMLFEHPDQFELLKARPELMATAVEEMMRCDGPASIISRVSTEPVEVCGRSFPAGKTFYLALGAGNRDPEVFPDPDRFDITRKPNRHLGFGMGSFYCLGAALARMEADECFRILLRRFPNTRPAYEKPDWQSGAPLSHNLKTLQVRF, encoded by the coding sequence ATGACGACGACCACCGCTTCCACGCTTCCGACCTACGATCTGTTCACGCCGGAGATGATGGCGAACCCGATGCCCACGCTGCATCGGATCCGCGCCGAGAATCCGTTGATCTGGAGCCCCCAGCTCAATGCCTATGTGCTCACGCGCTACGCGGACATCCTCGCGGCGTTGAAGGACCGGCGCCTGGCCTCCTCCAACATGGCGAACTGGATGGATCTGCTGACTCCGGAGCAGCAGCAGGAGTTGCTCCCGGTGCGCCAGTCCATCCAGCTGTGGATGGGCCACACCAACGAGCAGGATCACCTGCGCTTCCAGCTCCTGCTCAAGCGCTACTTCACGCCCGGCACCGTGGATGCGCTTCGCCCGCGCGTGCGGCAGATCACCGAGGAGCTGCTCGACGCGGTCGAGTCGCGGGGCCGCATGGATGTGGTGGAGGCGTTGGCGTATCCGCTGCCCGCCAACGTCATCGCCGAGATGTTGGGCATGCCCACGCGCGACCGGGAGAAGCTGCAGGCGTGGTCGCGTGACATCACCGCGCTCTTCGGGCGCTCGGACATCCACCAGTTGCGCCGCTCCCAGCGCAGCGTCCTGGAGATGCAGGACTACCTGCGTCCCCTGCTCGAGGAGCGCCGCCGCGAGCCCCGTGAGGATCTCATCAGCGTGCTGCTGGCCGCCTCGAAGGAGGGCACCCTGAGCGAGGAGGAGATCGTGTCCAACTGCGTGCTCCTGCTCTTCGCCGGGCACGAGACGACCGCCAACCTCATCGCCAACGGCCTGGTGATGCTCTTCGAGCACCCCGACCAGTTCGAGCTCCTCAAGGCGCGGCCGGAGCTGATGGCCACGGCGGTGGAGGAGATGATGCGCTGCGATGGTCCCGCGAGCATCATCTCCCGGGTGAGCACGGAGCCGGTGGAGGTGTGTGGCCGCTCCTTCCCGGCGGGCAAGACCTTCTACCTGGCCCTGGGGGCGGGCAACCGTGACCCGGAGGTGTTCCCGGATCCGGACCGCTTCGACATCACCCGCAAGCCCAACCGGCACCTGGGCTTCGGCATGGGGTCCTTCTACTGCCTGGGCGCGGCGCTGGCGCGCATGGAAGCGGATGAGTGCTTCCGCATCCTGCTGCGCCGCTTCCCGAACACCCGGCCCGCCTACGAGAAGCCCGACTGGCAGTCGGGGGCGCCCCTGTCCCACAACCTGAAGACCCTCCAGGTGCGGTTCTAG
- the solA gene encoding N-methyl-L-tryptophan oxidase: protein MARIAVLGAGGVGSAVARFLAREGHAVTVVEQFTPDHDQGSSYGSSRIIRKTYPDGFYTSLMGEAYPLWAELEREAGEKLFARTGGLFFAPEGHPDLSAIRRALADNQVSFEELDPTACARKFPGFRLREGEAGVFEPEAGFLRASACVRAQLRLASAHGAQVRAGTRVEALEPRARGVALVLAGGEVLEFDRVVVCAGPWTARLLARVVPLPFTVTRQVYCHFEPTEPLARFSADRFPVWIDFGTNFYGFPHDEHLPGVKVALHEPGSSTEPHRVDREVHESDREPLRRACAEHLPGLSPRVAFEKVCLYTMTPDHDFVVDRLPGEPRVTVVGGLSGHGFKFTVLLGRIAAWMATDQRVPWDLSRFALARFV, encoded by the coding sequence ATGGCACGGATCGCCGTACTGGGAGCGGGCGGAGTGGGCAGCGCGGTGGCGCGGTTCCTTGCTCGCGAGGGACACGCCGTCACCGTCGTGGAGCAATTCACGCCCGACCATGATCAGGGCAGCTCGTATGGCTCCTCGCGCATCATCCGCAAGACGTACCCGGATGGTTTCTACACGTCACTGATGGGCGAGGCCTACCCGCTCTGGGCAGAGCTGGAGCGCGAGGCGGGGGAGAAGCTCTTCGCGCGCACGGGCGGCCTGTTCTTCGCCCCGGAGGGACACCCGGACCTGAGCGCCATCCGCCGGGCGCTCGCGGACAACCAGGTTTCCTTCGAGGAGTTGGATCCCACCGCGTGCGCGCGGAAGTTCCCCGGCTTCCGGCTGCGGGAAGGGGAGGCGGGGGTGTTCGAGCCCGAGGCGGGCTTCCTCCGGGCCTCCGCGTGCGTGCGCGCGCAGCTCCGCCTCGCGTCGGCGCATGGGGCCCAGGTGCGCGCGGGCACGCGTGTGGAGGCCCTCGAGCCCCGGGCGCGCGGCGTCGCCCTCGTGCTCGCGGGGGGCGAGGTGCTCGAGTTCGACCGGGTGGTGGTCTGCGCGGGGCCCTGGACGGCCCGCCTGCTGGCGAGGGTGGTGCCGCTGCCGTTCACGGTGACGCGGCAGGTGTACTGTCACTTCGAGCCGACGGAGCCGCTCGCGCGCTTCAGCGCGGATCGCTTCCCGGTGTGGATCGACTTCGGCACGAACTTCTACGGCTTCCCACACGACGAACACCTGCCCGGCGTGAAGGTGGCGCTGCATGAGCCGGGTTCGTCCACCGAGCCCCACCGGGTGGACCGGGAAGTTCACGAGTCGGACCGAGAGCCCCTGCGCCGGGCCTGCGCGGAGCACTTGCCCGGGCTGTCGCCGCGCGTGGCGTTCGAGAAGGTGTGCCTCTACACGATGACGCCGGACCACGACTTCGTGGTGGACAGGCTGCCCGGAGAGCCCCGGGTGACGGTGGTGGGGGGACTGAGCGGACACGGCTTCAAGTTCACCGTGCTGCTCGGCCGGATCGCGGCCTGGATGGCCACGGACCAGCGGGTGCCCTGGGATCTGTCGCGCTTCGCCCTGGCCCGCTTCGTGTGA
- a CDS encoding iron chaperone produces MAERRKTCTVPTTTRAARFRPGKDEQAPKSSTIDDYIASFPEDVQVILKKVRKSIRKVLPKAEEKIKYGMPALMLDERHAVYFAAWKRHIGLYPIYRSDDPIEEALEPYRDAKDTIKFPLNAPIPYALIERIVAHVAKRR; encoded by the coding sequence GTGGCTGAAAGAAGGAAGACATGTACGGTTCCTACAACGACCCGCGCGGCGCGCTTCCGGCCGGGAAAGGACGAGCAGGCGCCCAAGTCCTCGACCATCGACGACTACATCGCCTCGTTCCCCGAGGACGTGCAGGTCATCCTCAAGAAGGTGCGCAAGTCCATCCGCAAGGTGCTGCCCAAGGCGGAAGAGAAGATCAAGTACGGGATGCCCGCGCTCATGCTCGACGAGCGGCACGCCGTGTATTTCGCGGCCTGGAAGCGCCACATCGGGCTCTATCCCATCTACCGCTCCGACGACCCGATCGAGGAGGCGCTCGAGCCCTATCGCGACGCCAAGGACACGATCAAGTTCCCCCTCAACGCACCCATCCCGTACGCCCTCATCGAGCGGATCGTCGCCCACGTCGCGAAGCGGCGATGA